One window of the Colletotrichum lupini chromosome 9, complete sequence genome contains the following:
- a CDS encoding cytochrome P450 encodes MGFNLVPVAIASAAAWLLYTLILQPLFLSPLSKIPAPHWSCHISPLWILYTRKSNRQNRTLHRAHLKLGPVVRIGPNELSVDGYDALKTVYQGGFEKDQWYSIFNNYGVPNMFSTLASKPHSLRKRMVSNAYAKSFIHASEPAKAQARAILFGRLLPLLSASSSRHTKSTSTDIDTGSSGTSNPGPSPGAGIDVFSTFLASTMDFITAYTFGLRNSTDFLRQKAYRDHWLQLYLARASHGFWPQETPRLNALVARLGMGLWKLYPSWVDDANAEIRAWNWRLCEGAREYVRGNQKEGATAAAEKEKGQEDKRDVADEPVVLCAMEAGIEKERRVNGQDSILYPTTILQKNKSVASEILDQVLAGQETAGIALTYLAWHLSRSPDLQKSLRQELLTLSPDLKMPTNATETNAASLPGSLPDPKHVDALPILHAVIMETLRLHAPIPGPEPRQTPHSHPPCRLGDFHVPGGVRVAALGYTLHRNAAVFPDPEVWDHTRWLAWNTSEAQRREMLRYFWAFGSGGRMCVGSNFAMNEMKLIAAAIWTNFTTHVVDDTGIEQDDTYTARPVGERLILRFEHVE; translated from the exons ATGGGCTTCAACTTGGTTCCCGTCGCAATTGCAAGCGCAGCAGCATGGCTACTCTACACCCTCATCCTACAACCACTCTTCCTCTCTCCCCTGTCCAAGATCCCGGCTCCACACTGGTCATGTCACATCTCCCCCCTCTGGATCTTATACACGCGGAAATCCAACCGCCAAAACCGCACTCTTCACAGAGCACACCTCAAGCTCGGCCCCGTCGTGCGCATCGGGCCCAACGAGCTCAGCGTCGACGGCTACGATGCCCTCAAGACGGTGTACCAGGGCGGCTTCGAGAAGGACCAGTGGTACTCCATCTTTAACAACTACGG CGTCCCAAACATGTTCTCGACACTCGCCTCAAAACCTCACTCCCTCCGCAAACGCATGGTCTCAAACGCCTACGCCAAATCCTTCATCCACGCCTCGGAACCCGCCAAAGCCCAAGCCCGCGCCATCCTCTTCGGCCGTCTCCTCCCCTTACTCTCCGCCTCATCATCCAGACACACCAAGAGCACCAGCACCGACATCGACACCGGCAGCAGTGGCACCAGCAACCCCGGACCCTCCCCCGGCGCCGGCATCGACGTCTTCTCCACCTTCCTCGCCTCCACAATGGACTTCATCACAGCCTACACCTTTGGCCTCCGCAACAGCACAGATTTCCTCCGCCAAAAGGCCTACAGGGACCACTGGCTCCAACTCTACCTCGCGCGCGCGAGCCACGGCTTCTGGCCGCAGGAGACCCCGCGGCTGAACGCGCTCGTTGCCCGGCTGGGGATGGGGCTGTGGAAGCTGTACCCGTCGTGGGTGGACGACGCCAACGCCGAGATTCGGGCTTGGAACTGGCGGCTCTGCGAGGGGGCGAGGGAGTACGTTCGTGGTAATCAGAAGGAGGGGGCAACTGCTGCtgcagaaaaagaaaaaggtcaAGAAGACAAAAGAGACGTAGCGGACGAACCGGTCGTCCTCTGCGCAATGGAAGCCGGCATCGAGAAAGAGCGCCGCGTAAACGGGCAAGACTCCATCCTCTACCCGACGACAATCCTCCAAAAGAATAAATCAGTCGCCTCCGAAATCCTAGACCAGGTCCTAGCAGGCCAAGAGACGGCGGGGATAGCACTCACCTACCTCGCCTGGCACCTCTCCCGGTCCCCAGACCTCCAAAAGTCTCTCCGCCAAGAACTCCTCACCCTCTCACCAGACCTCAAAATGCCAACAAACGCAACAGAAACAAACGCAGCTTCTCTACCCGGCTCCCTCCCCGACCCGAAACACGTCGACGCCCTCCCCATCCTCCACGCCGTAATAATGGAGACCCTCCGCCTCCACGCCCCGATCCCCGGCCCGGAACCCCGCCAGACCCCACACTCACACCCGCCCTGCCGCCTCGGCGACTTCCACGTCCCCGGCGGCGTCCGCGTCGCGGCGCTGGGTTACACCCTCCACCGCAACGCAGCCGTCTTCCCGGACCCGGAAGTCTGGGACCACACCCGCTGGCTCGCGTGGAACACGAGTGAGGCGCAGCGGAGGGAGATGTTGCGGTATTTCTGGGCCTTCGGGAGCGGGGGAAGGATGTGCGTTGGGTCGAATTTTGCAATGAATG AGATGAAACTCATAGCCGCAGCAATCTGGACGAATTTCACGACGCATGTGGTTGATGATACGGGTATCGAGCAGGATGACACATACACGGCGCGGCCCGTAGGCGAGCGCTTGATTCTACGATTTGAACATGTAGAGTGA